A DNA window from Hevea brasiliensis isolate MT/VB/25A 57/8 chromosome 2, ASM3005281v1, whole genome shotgun sequence contains the following coding sequences:
- the LOC110652188 gene encoding uncharacterized protein LOC110652188 isoform X2, with translation MAMIRRRLPFSFPLLLLLFQFVQFHSLPFALAFHPNDTHILQGVLKEISQRQNWDFERITTSKLQVSKVRFGTAQRYEFQIRIGKNDLVLKFPDEVGSWNKFNKKRNDFGNFVREIGSSAVLDTFKVEGPFDLRVGDQDDLSLLLPLEIEKNVGRDETFDDVLEDWRTKPTVERVWFEVMARIEAEKLRVLMVKKVRPFVALDSVSWSNLMYNISFTKFPSILVPPESLTLDVKW, from the exons ATGGCGATGATTCGTCGTCGTTTGCCCTTCTCTTTTCCCCTTCTCCTCCTCCTCTTCCAGTTCGTCCAATTCCATTCCCTACCATTTGCTCTAGCATTCCACCCAAATGATACCCACATCCTCCAG GGTGTTTTGAAAGAGATATCCCAAAGGCAAAATTGGGACTTTGAAAGAATAACAACTTCCAAATTGCAAGTGAGCAAGGTTAGATTCGGTACTGCTCAGAGATATGAGTTCCAGATCCGAATCGGGAAGAATGACTTGGTTCTCAAATTTCCTGACGAAGTGGGTTCTTGGAACAAGTTTAACAAAAAAAGGAATGATTTTGGAAATTTTGTTAGGGAGATTGGCTCCTCTGCTGTACTCGACACATTCAAAGTGGAGGGTCCATTTGATTTGCGTGTCGGTGACCAAGACGACCTCTCCTTGTTGTTGCCG TTGGAGATAGAAAAGAATGTTGGAAGAGATGAAACTTTCGATGATGTGCTGGAAGACTGGAGAACAAAGCCAACAGTTGAACGGGTTTGGTTTGAAGTGATGGCAAGAATTGAAGCTGAGAAGTTGAGGGTCCTAATGGTTAAAAAGGTCAGACCTTTTGTTGCACTAGATTCAGTTTCATGGAGTAATTTAATGTATAATATTTCATTTACAAAATTTCCATCTATTCTTGTGCCTCCTGAGTCCCTAACACTGGATGTGAAATGGTAG
- the LOC110652188 gene encoding protein TUNICAMYCIN INDUCED 1 isoform X1, with translation MAMIRRRLPFSFPLLLLLFQFVQFHSLPFALAFHPNDTHILQGVLKEISQRQNWDFERITTSKLQVSKVRFGTAQRYEFQIRIGKNDLVLKFPDEVGSWNKFNKKRNDFGNFVREIGSSAVLDTFKVEGPFDLRVGDQDDLSLLLPLNVSHSGLKRILVGEGVTVEVKGAQELSLFHTFDHSFIVNGSFKISKGKTGFCSFWQSLCMPLLPIHVIGSASLIAYRTRNYDAPVKTTLLSEGTIELLPAKCYSNNVYKNNARLHHSLSLKINMLGKSLRSFLGNIMRQNWVSGSLRANAKASTIICFQLEIEKNVGRDETFDDVLEDWRTKPTVERVWFEVMARIEAEKLRVLMVKKVRPFVALDSVSWSNLMYNISFTKFPSILVPPESLTLDVKW, from the exons ATGGCGATGATTCGTCGTCGTTTGCCCTTCTCTTTTCCCCTTCTCCTCCTCCTCTTCCAGTTCGTCCAATTCCATTCCCTACCATTTGCTCTAGCATTCCACCCAAATGATACCCACATCCTCCAG GGTGTTTTGAAAGAGATATCCCAAAGGCAAAATTGGGACTTTGAAAGAATAACAACTTCCAAATTGCAAGTGAGCAAGGTTAGATTCGGTACTGCTCAGAGATATGAGTTCCAGATCCGAATCGGGAAGAATGACTTGGTTCTCAAATTTCCTGACGAAGTGGGTTCTTGGAACAAGTTTAACAAAAAAAGGAATGATTTTGGAAATTTTGTTAGGGAGATTGGCTCCTCTGCTGTACTCGACACATTCAAAGTGGAGGGTCCATTTGATTTGCGTGTCGGTGACCAAGACGACCTCTCCTTGTTGTTGCCG CTGAATGTTTCGCACAGCGGTTTGAAAAGGATACTAGTGGGTGAAGGCGTCACAGTAGAAGTGAAAGGAGCTCAAGAACTCTCTCTTTTTCACACTTTTGACCATAGTTTCATAGTGAATGGAAGTTTTAAGATTAGCAAGGGAAAAACTGGTTTCTGCTCCTTTTGGCAGTCATTGTGTATGCCATTACTTCCTATACACGTTATTGGGTCTGCATCGCTGATTGCATACAGGACTAGAAATTATGATGCGCCTGTTAAAACAACTTTATTGTCTGAAGGGACAATTGAATTACTACCTGCAAAATGCTACAGTAATAATGTGTATAAGAACAATGCTAGGCTCCATCATTCCTTGAGTTTGAAGATCAACATGCTAGGAAAATCATTGAGGAGCTTTCTTGGTAACATAATGAGACAAAATTGGGTTTCAGGCTCTCTTAGAGCTAATGCTAAAGCATCAACTATCATTTGCTTTCAGTTGGAGATAGAAAAGAATGTTGGAAGAGATGAAACTTTCGATGATGTGCTGGAAGACTGGAGAACAAAGCCAACAGTTGAACGGGTTTGGTTTGAAGTGATGGCAAGAATTGAAGCTGAGAAGTTGAGGGTCCTAATGGTTAAAAAGGTCAGACCTTTTGTTGCACTAGATTCAGTTTCATGGAGTAATTTAATGTATAATATTTCATTTACAAAATTTCCATCTATTCTTGTGCCTCCTGAGTCCCTAACACTGGATGTGAAATGGTAG